One window of Tepidanaerobacter acetatoxydans Re1 genomic DNA carries:
- a CDS encoding single-stranded DNA-binding protein, with product MLNRIILIGRLTRDVELRYTQEGKAVANFTLAVDRPFKNQQGEKEADFIRIATWGKLAENCANHIGKGRLVAVDGRLQIRSYDGNDGQRKYITEVVADEVKFLDWPKDDNYPVFEFDGSDCESMEGDPF from the coding sequence ATGCTTAACAGAATTATCCTTATTGGGCGTCTCACAAGAGATGTAGAACTTCGGTATACACAAGAAGGCAAGGCAGTTGCCAATTTCACCCTAGCGGTAGACAGGCCTTTCAAAAACCAACAGGGCGAAAAAGAGGCAGACTTCATACGTATAGCCACGTGGGGCAAGTTGGCGGAGAATTGTGCAAACCACATCGGAAAAGGGCGGTTAGTGGCGGTTGATGGAAGACTACAGATACGCTCATATGACGGCAACGACGGGCAACGCAAATATATAACTGAAGTTGTGGCCGATGAAGTGAAGTTTTTAGATTGGCCTAAAGACGACAATTACCCGGTATTTGAGTTTGATGGCAGTGATTGTGAGAGCATGGAAGGGGATCCGTTTTGA
- the terS gene encoding phage terminase small subunit: protein MDVIREKAKKDYMSGLKYKDICEKYNLSMNTLKSWVKRHNWADERKNKGKKGAHKNKRGAPKGNKNAVGNDGGAPPKNKNAETHGFFSKYLPEETLHIMQEITEKDPLDILWENITIQYAAIVRAQRIMYVTEKEEMIKELKKEKEFTTQYGGGSETEWEFQFAWDRQATFLKAQSRAMAELRNMIAKYDELMKSSLATEEQQMRIEKLKAEVDKIKEGKGDTNIRVTIVDDIEGDANEG from the coding sequence TTGGATGTAATCAGAGAAAAAGCAAAAAAGGATTATATGAGCGGTTTAAAATATAAAGATATCTGCGAAAAATATAACCTCAGCATGAACACATTAAAATCTTGGGTGAAGAGACACAACTGGGCTGACGAGAGAAAAAACAAAGGCAAAAAGGGTGCACACAAAAACAAAAGGGGTGCACCCAAAGGTAATAAGAATGCTGTAGGTAATGACGGAGGGGCACCACCTAAAAACAAGAACGCCGAAACCCACGGATTCTTTTCTAAATATCTCCCGGAAGAGACATTACACATAATGCAGGAGATAACCGAGAAGGATCCGCTTGATATTTTATGGGAGAATATCACCATCCAATATGCAGCTATTGTTAGGGCTCAAAGGATTATGTATGTGACTGAAAAAGAAGAAATGATTAAGGAGCTCAAGAAGGAGAAGGAATTCACTACCCAATACGGCGGCGGCTCCGAAACAGAATGGGAATTTCAGTTTGCTTGGGATAGGCAGGCCACATTCTTGAAGGCTCAATCAAGGGCCATGGCTGAACTTCGCAATATGATTGCAAAGTATGATGAGTTGATGAAGTCTAGCCTTGCAACAGAAGAGCAACAGATGAGGATTGAGAAGTTGAAGGCTGAAGTAGACAAAATCAAGGAAGGCAAAGGAGATACAAATATTAGAGTTACCATTGTAGACGACATAGAAGGTGATGCGAATGAGGGTTAA
- a CDS encoding putative holin-like toxin, whose protein sequence is MTTYEALSLMIMFAMFVIAVLKFGTKR, encoded by the coding sequence ATGACTACATATGAAGCATTGTCTTTGATGATAATGTTTGCAATGTTCGTCATAGCCGTTCTGAAATTCGGGACTAAAAGATAA
- a CDS encoding phage scaffolding protein produces MDWLKELLKKAGIEEAKVDEIVGNINKELPKYFIPKDKYNEVNEAKKQLESDIKERDKQLKDLGDKVKGNEELEKQVKELQETNKRAAVDYEAKIKNITLDNAIRLALKDNKAKYDDLLMSKFDREKLRIKDDGSIEGLDEQIKFLKEGYKDLFEQPLGGQTPNNTGDNPDGGELKQVADTIRQNLGF; encoded by the coding sequence ATGGATTGGTTAAAAGAATTGCTTAAGAAAGCAGGAATTGAAGAGGCCAAGGTTGATGAAATAGTAGGAAATATAAACAAAGAGCTGCCGAAATACTTTATACCTAAGGATAAATATAACGAGGTTAATGAGGCTAAGAAACAGCTTGAATCTGATATCAAAGAGAGAGATAAACAGCTCAAAGACCTTGGGGATAAAGTAAAAGGTAACGAGGAACTAGAAAAGCAAGTAAAAGAGCTACAAGAGACCAATAAAAGGGCCGCTGTAGATTATGAAGCCAAAATCAAAAATATTACTCTAGACAATGCTATCAGATTGGCCCTGAAAGACAACAAAGCTAAATATGACGACTTATTGATGAGTAAGTTTGACAGAGAAAAATTAAGAATCAAAGATGATGGCAGTATTGAAGGCCTAGACGAGCAGATTAAGTTTTTAAAGGAAGGCTATAAAGACTTATTCGAGCAGCCATTAGGCGGACAAACTCCCAACAATACTGGGGATAATCCTGATGGTGGCGAGTTAAAGCAAGTAGCCGATACTATAAGGCAAAATTTAGGATTTTAG
- a CDS encoding phage head-tail connector protein yields MEQLDKLKIKLGIPLEDTSQDELLNLYLEDAKDTILELTHLSEVPVNLLRAQVELAIIYYNKQGIECQTGHSEGGINRNFEEGIPESIMKKIRSVRRLPR; encoded by the coding sequence ATGGAGCAATTGGATAAACTTAAAATTAAATTAGGCATACCATTAGAAGATACATCGCAAGATGAGTTATTAAATCTTTATTTAGAAGATGCTAAGGATACCATTTTGGAATTAACACATTTATCAGAAGTGCCAGTAAACCTTCTAAGGGCACAAGTAGAGTTGGCTATTATTTACTATAATAAGCAAGGTATTGAGTGCCAAACAGGCCATAGTGAAGGTGGAATAAACAGAAACTTTGAAGAAGGCATTCCTGAAAGCATAATGAAGAAGATTAGAAGCGTAAGAAGATTGCCGAGGTGA
- a CDS encoding phage tail tube protein — protein sequence MAGISYNETKISYKEGSMTDFEEIDLLMEVPEIGGDPEKIDVTTLSDKHKKYIPGISDLGDLDFVFLFDNSTSTSNYRILKGLQDNDELATFKVEYPDGTGHQFDAYVTVKLAGGGVNTPATFTASMFLQSDITTTNPTET from the coding sequence ATGGCAGGAATAAGTTATAATGAAACTAAAATTTCATATAAAGAAGGCAGTATGACTGACTTTGAAGAAATCGATTTGTTAATGGAAGTACCTGAAATAGGTGGAGACCCTGAGAAGATTGATGTTACTACTCTATCGGATAAACATAAGAAATACATCCCTGGCATATCTGATTTAGGGGATTTAGATTTTGTGTTTCTGTTTGATAATAGCACATCTACATCAAATTATAGGATATTGAAGGGATTGCAAGACAATGATGAACTTGCAACGTTTAAAGTGGAGTATCCTGACGGAACAGGTCATCAGTTCGATGCGTATGTAACGGTTAAGCTTGCGGGCGGTGGTGTAAATACTCCGGCAACATTTACGGCTAGTATGTTTTTGCAATCTGATATAACTACAACTAATCCGACTGAAACGTAA
- a CDS encoding DUF370 domain-containing protein, producing the protein MYQQKPSKMRRHRKGDVMFNGGFKHFINHDKVLAAVDFSAKSQPIIRAINNAKDMGMLIDITMGRKTNTVIFTETGHVILSHSISETIAKRIKEAKNA; encoded by the coding sequence ATGTATCAGCAAAAACCTTCTAAAATGCGGCGACATAGAAAGGGTGATGTGATGTTCAACGGAGGTTTCAAACACTTCATCAATCATGACAAAGTATTAGCAGCGGTAGACTTTTCAGCAAAGTCACAGCCTATTATAAGGGCGATAAATAATGCAAAAGATATGGGGATGCTGATAGACATCACGATGGGCAGAAAAACAAACACAGTAATATTTACGGAAACAGGGCACGTGATTCTATCACATTCAATCAGTGAAACTATAGCAAAAAGAATCAAGGAGGCTAAAAATGCTTAA
- a CDS encoding IS3 family transposase yields MTKEIFSQTSKLEEELKREGLRRLNVSGVLRILGVSRSGYNSFKERESSKDNKPTRKQKIKINPRHLLTIKANIGVPKITKELEKMGITIAEKTALHYMREMKIKARYIKPFTKTTIDPNFDSNLKNLLKEQFNPEKPNAIWCSDITYIYTKEGFAYLTSIMDLFSRKIIAWRLSKTLEAKWVVECVLEAKKLRRTTQPLVLHSDRGSQYVCGNYLEALNTIMPSYSQKASPWQNACIESFHALIKREWLYCFKIKNFSHAYKLVFEYIETFYNTVRSHSHCGYLSPKEYEDYYYAQLRKFLAKVG; encoded by the coding sequence CTGACCAAGGAGATCTTCTCGCAAACATCAAAGCTTGAAGAAGAATTAAAGCGAGAAGGCCTACGCCGCCTTAATGTCAGCGGGGTGCTGCGGATTCTAGGCGTATCTCGAAGCGGCTACAACAGCTTCAAGGAAAGGGAATCCAGTAAAGATAATAAGCCAACACGTAAACAGAAGATAAAGATTAATCCTCGACATTTACTTACAATCAAAGCAAATATAGGCGTTCCAAAAATCACGAAGGAGCTTGAAAAAATGGGCATCACAATCGCAGAAAAGACCGCCCTCCACTACATGAGGGAAATGAAAATTAAAGCCCGTTATATCAAGCCTTTTACTAAAACTACAATAGACCCTAACTTTGATAGCAACCTTAAAAATCTTCTCAAAGAACAATTCAACCCCGAAAAACCTAACGCAATTTGGTGTTCAGATATCACCTATATTTACACCAAAGAGGGATTTGCTTATTTGACTAGCATTATGGACTTATTCTCACGAAAAATTATCGCTTGGCGACTGTCGAAAACGCTTGAAGCAAAATGGGTAGTCGAGTGTGTTCTTGAGGCCAAGAAACTCAGACGTACTACACAGCCCTTGGTTCTTCACTCTGATCGAGGATCTCAGTATGTCTGTGGAAACTACCTTGAAGCTTTAAATACAATTATGCCTAGCTATTCTCAAAAAGCTAGTCCATGGCAAAATGCTTGTATCGAATCCTTTCACGCCTTAATCAAGAGAGAGTGGTTATATTGCTTTAAAATCAAGAACTTCAGCCATGCTTATAAACTTGTTTTTGAATATATTGAGACCTTTTATAATACTGTTAGAAGCCATAGTCACTGTGGATATTTATCGCCAAAGGAGTATGAAGATTATTATTATGCTCAGTTAAGAAAGTTTTTAGCGAAAGTTGGATAA
- a CDS encoding HK97-gp10 family putative phage morphogenesis protein produces the protein MSSVQGIDRLLKKLNSLGGDVNKAVKRGVTEATRKIQRDAKDFAPFNYGQLKDGIVTEIIEEEDKIVGIVKSTAGHNQYVEFGTGPVGRASPKDLPPGINPKYVEGMWWIHESQIDPDVAEKYGFIKIETEQGVFYGTYGQRPHPYMYPAMKQNEKYVKETIKGEVRMEIKKVGK, from the coding sequence ATGAGTAGTGTGCAAGGCATTGACAGATTACTAAAGAAACTGAATAGCTTGGGTGGGGATGTTAATAAAGCAGTTAAGAGAGGTGTTACTGAAGCCACAAGAAAGATCCAGAGAGATGCAAAAGATTTCGCTCCATTTAATTATGGGCAGTTAAAAGATGGCATAGTAACCGAAATAATAGAGGAAGAAGATAAAATAGTAGGAATAGTAAAAAGCACAGCTGGTCATAATCAGTATGTTGAATTTGGCACGGGGCCAGTTGGTAGAGCATCACCTAAAGACCTACCACCGGGAATAAACCCCAAATACGTTGAAGGCATGTGGTGGATACATGAAAGCCAAATAGACCCAGATGTAGCTGAAAAATATGGATTTATCAAGATAGAAACAGAGCAAGGGGTTTTTTATGGAACATATGGACAAAGACCACATCCATATATGTATCCAGCTATGAAACAAAATGAGAAATATGTTAAAGAAACCATAAAGGGTGAGGTAAGGATGGAAATAAAGAAGGTGGGTAAGTAA
- a CDS encoding phage portal protein, which produces MFNFKSLFRNNINIMTTEEILYNEIQEFNSSDKRAWMVEGDKYYRVENDIYNRRITRQTESGEVTDRSKANNKLAHGFIKNLVDEKIGYLLTKDYALKCDNEEYIKKVKDALGKYFQYTLTRLGYEASNKGIAWLQVYIDEQGNFGTMLIPSEQCVPLWKDNTHTELDGMIRFYVQTVYEGKEKKRITRVEYYTENEVYFYVMDGEHLIPDIEQHEGGPILHYRKGEEGRGWGKVPFIGFKNNAIEYPDVRFIKSLIDSYDKSRSDIDNFIEETKNLIYVLKGYGGQDLGEFMRDLNYYRAIKIDDVKDGGVDTLTPKIDIQAAKEHFEQLKRDINEFGQGVPKDLDKFGNSPSGISLKFLYAGLDLKCNHLEVEFKRAFEQLLYFVNVYLAEDGQGAYDEDVELIFNRDIQINETEAISNCVASEDVISQETIIANHPWVSDVEGELEKLKKQKEEKAKVAAKAFGTDKFSKVDGEDEE; this is translated from the coding sequence TTGTTTAATTTTAAGAGTTTGTTCAGAAACAATATAAATATAATGACCACAGAAGAAATTTTATATAACGAAATCCAAGAGTTTAACTCTAGTGATAAAAGGGCCTGGATGGTTGAAGGCGATAAATACTACCGTGTCGAAAACGATATCTACAACAGAAGGATTACAAGGCAGACTGAAAGCGGGGAAGTTACCGATAGATCTAAGGCCAACAATAAGCTAGCCCATGGGTTTATAAAGAACCTAGTAGATGAGAAAATAGGATATCTCTTAACAAAGGATTATGCGTTGAAATGTGATAATGAGGAATATATTAAGAAGGTTAAAGATGCTCTAGGCAAATACTTTCAATACACTCTTACTAGGCTGGGCTATGAGGCGTCTAACAAAGGTATTGCATGGTTACAGGTATATATTGACGAACAGGGCAACTTTGGAACTATGCTGATACCATCGGAACAGTGTGTGCCTTTGTGGAAGGATAACACCCACACTGAACTAGATGGAATGATTAGGTTTTACGTGCAAACGGTGTATGAGGGCAAGGAGAAGAAGAGAATTACTAGAGTAGAATATTATACAGAAAATGAAGTTTATTTCTATGTGATGGATGGAGAGCATCTAATCCCTGATATCGAACAACATGAAGGAGGGCCTATATTACACTATAGAAAAGGTGAAGAAGGCAGAGGATGGGGGAAGGTACCTTTCATAGGCTTTAAAAATAATGCAATAGAATATCCAGATGTACGATTCATAAAGTCATTAATAGATAGCTATGATAAGTCCAGGAGTGATATAGATAATTTTATTGAAGAAACCAAGAACCTTATCTATGTATTAAAAGGTTATGGTGGCCAGGATTTAGGAGAATTTATGAGGGATTTAAACTATTATCGTGCTATAAAAATTGATGACGTTAAAGATGGTGGAGTAGACACGCTAACTCCAAAGATAGACATTCAAGCGGCAAAAGAGCATTTTGAACAGCTTAAAAGAGACATAAACGAATTTGGGCAGGGAGTACCGAAGGATTTAGATAAGTTTGGGAATTCACCTAGTGGCATATCACTTAAATTCTTATATGCAGGGTTGGATTTAAAATGTAATCACCTAGAAGTGGAATTCAAGAGAGCGTTTGAGCAGTTGCTTTACTTTGTGAATGTTTACTTAGCCGAAGATGGTCAGGGCGCTTACGATGAGGATGTAGAGCTTATATTTAATAGAGATATACAAATCAATGAAACCGAGGCTATCAGCAATTGTGTAGCTTCAGAAGATGTAATAAGTCAAGAAACCATTATAGCCAATCATCCATGGGTTAGCGATGTGGAAGGTGAATTAGAGAAATTAAAGAAACAAAAAGAAGAAAAAGCCAAAGTAGCAGCAAAGGCCTTTGGCACCGATAAATTTAGCAAAGTAGATGGTGAAGATGAGGAGTGA
- a CDS encoding CPCC family cysteine-rich protein translates to MNPNKQCSCCGQYTLEKDSIFEICKVCGWQDDGLQNDNPDYKGGANKMSLNEAKEAYKRRKSNIDKHLTG, encoded by the coding sequence ATGAACCCAAATAAACAATGTTCATGTTGCGGCCAATATACTTTAGAAAAAGATTCCATCTTCGAAATTTGTAAGGTTTGTGGCTGGCAGGATGATGGTTTGCAAAATGATAATCCTGACTACAAAGGTGGGGCTAATAAAATGAGCCTAAATGAAGCAAAAGAAGCCTACAAAAGAAGGAAAAGCAATATAGATAAGCACCTTACTGGATAA
- a CDS encoding PBSX family phage terminase large subunit: MRVNLSEVIAPSFYDLHVDIKKNKHTEYMLKGGRGSTKSSFASLEIILGMMRDAEQREFTNAVALRKVKDTLKDSVFEQLAWAIEILGVGHLWHIPQSKLEITYIPTGQKILFRGADKPKKIKSTKVKKGYIKYIWFEELDEFYGPEELRIINQSLMRGGEIFVVFYTYNPPKSSRSWVNQEAKTPKPGRKVHHSDYRSVPEHWLGNVFIADAEHLKKTNEIAYRHEYMGEEVGTGLEVFTNVTLREITDEEIKTFDRIKQGLDFGYAVDPVAFEKMHYDKTRRRLYLFYEFSGIQVSNRKLYNSIKPHTQKMTIADSAEPKSIAELKGYGVKIKGAKKGPDSVDYGIKFLSEEIEEIIIDPARCPRAAKEFINYALETDKNGEVKSEYPDKDNHTIDATRYALEDEMRGRGLSILK; this comes from the coding sequence ATGAGGGTTAATCTTTCAGAAGTGATTGCGCCTTCTTTTTACGATTTACATGTAGATATAAAAAAGAATAAACACACTGAATACATGCTTAAAGGTGGCAGGGGATCTACTAAATCATCCTTTGCAAGCCTAGAAATAATACTTGGCATGATGAGAGATGCAGAGCAAAGGGAATTTACTAATGCAGTAGCATTAAGAAAAGTAAAAGATACCCTGAAAGACAGCGTATTTGAGCAATTAGCCTGGGCCATAGAAATACTCGGTGTTGGCCATCTATGGCATATACCTCAGTCAAAGCTTGAGATAACATATATTCCTACAGGTCAAAAGATCTTGTTCCGAGGTGCCGATAAGCCTAAGAAGATTAAATCAACCAAGGTTAAAAAGGGCTATATAAAATATATTTGGTTTGAAGAATTAGACGAGTTTTACGGCCCTGAAGAATTGAGGATCATAAACCAATCACTAATGAGGGGCGGGGAGATATTTGTAGTTTTTTATACTTATAATCCGCCTAAAAGCTCTAGGTCATGGGTAAACCAAGAGGCTAAAACACCTAAGCCAGGTAGAAAAGTTCATCATTCAGATTATAGGAGCGTGCCTGAACACTGGCTGGGAAATGTATTTATTGCCGATGCAGAGCATCTAAAGAAGACCAATGAAATAGCTTACAGGCATGAGTATATGGGCGAAGAAGTCGGGACAGGGCTTGAAGTATTCACCAACGTAACACTAAGAGAAATCACAGATGAAGAGATTAAGACATTTGACAGGATTAAGCAAGGGCTTGACTTTGGTTATGCTGTAGATCCGGTGGCATTTGAAAAAATGCACTATGATAAAACAAGAAGAAGGCTATATTTGTTTTATGAATTCAGCGGAATACAAGTGTCTAACAGAAAGTTATACAACAGTATAAAACCTCACACTCAAAAAATGACAATAGCGGATAGCGCAGAGCCTAAATCTATTGCAGAGTTAAAAGGTTATGGCGTGAAAATAAAGGGAGCTAAGAAGGGGCCGGACTCAGTGGACTACGGCATTAAATTTTTATCTGAAGAGATTGAAGAAATAATAATAGATCCGGCAAGATGCCCAAGGGCAGCCAAAGAGTTTATTAACTATGCCCTTGAGACAGACAAAAACGGGGAAGTTAAGAGTGAATACCCGGACAAGGATAATCACACCATAGATGCCACTAGGTATGCGTTAGAAGATGAAATGCGAGGCAGGGGACTATCAATACTCAAGTAA
- a CDS encoding type II toxin-antitoxin system HicA family toxin, with product MKRKNLIHKLKKAGWEISSGSKHDMAKHPSKPGFKIPIPRHTEINEYTANQILKEAGLE from the coding sequence GTGAAACGTAAAAACTTGATACATAAACTTAAAAAAGCGGGATGGGAAATATCAAGTGGTTCAAAACACGACATGGCAAAACACCCAAGCAAACCAGGTTTTAAAATCCCAATCCCGAGACATACTGAAATTAACGAATACACCGCAAACCAAATCCTCAAAGAAGCGGGGCTGGAATAA
- a CDS encoding type II toxin-antitoxin system HicB family antitoxin → MKYVYPAIFKLLESGEYFIKVPDLPGCITEGKNLPDALDMAQDAISIWLCDAEDNNEPIPPASDIFSLSCDKEEFVNLISVDTTEYRNLNDSRAIKKTLTIPNWLNTRAEKVGINFSQVLQTALKEKLGIHDRP, encoded by the coding sequence ATGAAGTATGTATATCCGGCTATATTTAAACTTCTTGAAAGCGGAGAATACTTTATCAAAGTGCCAGATTTACCCGGCTGTATAACTGAAGGTAAAAATCTTCCTGACGCTTTAGATATGGCACAAGATGCTATATCTATATGGCTCTGTGATGCTGAAGATAATAACGAACCCATTCCTCCGGCATCTGATATATTTAGTTTATCCTGCGATAAAGAAGAATTTGTAAATCTTATTTCTGTTGATACTACAGAATATCGTAATTTAAACGATAGTCGGGCCATTAAAAAAACATTAACTATACCCAACTGGTTAAATACTAGAGCTGAAAAGGTTGGTATTAACTTTTCCCAGGTGCTTCAAACTGCTTTAAAAGAAAAACTCGGTATCCATGACAGGCCATAA
- a CDS encoding minor capsid protein, which produces MRSDKYWANRAKERMNYYHRNSDKTIQTITKAYDKAIRDIEEDIKNIFDKYASDSNLSYQEARRYLNQRIPNFILNLMRQYYPNIKNETIKRWMLAKVNAPAYKARITRLEALKETVYFRCKQIADVEITLSERQYIDTINQAYYRNIHDIHKGLGTGFDFAALPTKTIEQILKNPWSGKHFSERIWGNTDVLAEKLTETITAGFMSGKSYYKMAKELEEYTEYGKYAAMRLVRTESTYMANMAEIESYKECGIEKYIYISTLDNRTSEICQKLDRKVFKVSEAEPGKNLPPMHPNCRSTTGAYLGPDTLKDTQRRARDPVTGRTYLIPADMDYKEWYQKYVVDKYGQDQAEVMKKKILNKVSDKKQYEKYKEVLGKDMPNSFDKFQDLKYNDIKKWEQTKSFYKQKIDGWIPDNMTIKIWSNNKNAIDWQAIDFAPKKFKDHYQRHSSDFGNITEKEYSVMAKDLLNSKITGDIDGFTTKQGYIFRYDKSNNSFAVARPDGVIATFFKPDKGLEYWEGEKKKYEPK; this is translated from the coding sequence ATGAGGAGTGATAAGTATTGGGCTAATAGAGCAAAGGAGAGAATGAATTATTATCACAGGAATAGCGATAAGACCATTCAAACTATAACTAAAGCCTATGATAAAGCTATAAGAGATATTGAGGAAGATATAAAAAATATATTTGATAAATATGCGTCAGATAGTAATTTATCTTATCAAGAGGCAAGAAGGTATCTAAATCAAAGGATACCTAATTTTATTTTAAACCTTATGAGACAATATTATCCTAATATAAAAAACGAGACTATAAAAAGATGGATGTTAGCAAAAGTCAATGCACCGGCATATAAGGCTAGAATAACAAGATTAGAAGCTTTAAAAGAAACTGTATATTTTAGGTGTAAGCAGATAGCAGATGTGGAGATAACTCTTAGCGAAAGGCAGTATATTGATACAATTAACCAAGCTTACTACAGGAACATACATGACATTCATAAAGGCTTGGGAACTGGATTCGATTTTGCTGCACTGCCGACTAAAACCATAGAACAGATACTCAAAAATCCTTGGAGCGGTAAGCATTTTTCCGAAAGAATATGGGGCAACACTGATGTATTAGCTGAAAAACTAACTGAGACAATTACTGCAGGTTTTATGAGTGGCAAAAGCTATTACAAGATGGCTAAAGAGCTTGAGGAATATACTGAATATGGCAAGTATGCAGCAATGAGACTAGTGAGAACAGAGTCTACTTATATGGCTAATATGGCAGAGATAGAAAGTTACAAAGAATGTGGAATAGAGAAATATATCTATATATCTACTTTGGATAATAGGACAAGCGAGATATGTCAGAAGTTAGACAGAAAGGTATTTAAGGTAAGTGAAGCAGAACCAGGGAAGAATCTTCCTCCCATGCATCCAAATTGCAGGAGCACAACAGGGGCTTACCTTGGCCCGGATACATTAAAGGACACCCAAAGAAGAGCTAGAGACCCAGTGACAGGTAGGACTTATCTAATTCCGGCTGATATGGATTATAAAGAGTGGTATCAAAAATATGTAGTAGATAAATACGGGCAAGACCAAGCTGAGGTAATGAAAAAGAAGATATTAAACAAAGTTAGTGATAAGAAACAGTATGAAAAGTATAAAGAGGTTTTGGGAAAGGATATGCCTAATTCCTTTGATAAATTTCAAGATTTGAAGTATAATGATATTAAGAAGTGGGAGCAAACTAAGTCGTTTTACAAGCAGAAAATTGATGGCTGGATACCGGATAACATGACTATAAAAATATGGAGCAATAACAAGAATGCCATTGATTGGCAGGCTATAGACTTTGCTCCTAAAAAGTTTAAAGATCACTACCAAAGACATAGTTCTGATTTTGGGAATATAACTGAAAAAGAATATAGTGTAATGGCCAAGGATTTACTAAATAGTAAAATTACTGGAGACATTGATGGATTTACCACAAAGCAAGGTTATATTTTTAGATATGACAAAAGCAATAATAGTTTTGCAGTTGCTAGACCCGATGGGGTAATAGCAACATTCTTTAAGCCTGATAAAGGATTGGAATATTGGGAAGGGGAGAAAAAGAAATATGAACCCAAATAA
- a CDS encoding transposase: MVRRQFTKQFKEDALAYVHDHSDLSVNACACNLGISLSTLHGWIKKAKETGEVHRGSGNYASDETKENARLRRELQDTKDALEILKKAISILGD, from the coding sequence ATGGTAAGAAGACAATTTACCAAGCAGTTTAAGGAAGATGCTTTAGCCTATGTCCATGATCACTCTGATCTAAGTGTTAATGCTTGTGCGTGCAATCTAGGCATCAGCTTGAGCACGCTCCATGGTTGGATAAAAAAAGCCAAAGAGACAGGAGAGGTTCATCGAGGTTCCGGAAACTATGCATCCGATGAAACCAAAGAGAATGCTCGCCTCAGAAGGGAATTGCAGGATACAAAAGATGCTCTTGAAATCTTAAAAAAAGCCATCAGCATCCTGGGCGACTGA